Below is a genomic region from Neurospora crassa OR74A linkage group VII, whole genome shotgun sequence.
CCCACGAGGTTGCCGTGCAATGGGATGTGACTGCAGTGACCCCTGGTAAGCTTTACGAGAGGAACCGGTTTTGTTTTGGTAAGTAGCGTGAACTGAACCATTTGCCTCTCTTGCCCCCATACTGTACATCCAGGTATGTACACCTGCTAGAGAGACGGAGGGAAACTCTCAGTTAACGATAATGAGaatggcaatggcaatggTAATGCTGTTGTCTAACCAAACTCCATTCTGATTTCTCCCCATGGCCTCCAGTGCCCCAACATTGCCAGTATTGCAAGCACCAGCAATCACTAACATCGCTAGCACCAGGCAACTCACACAGGTGAGATGTACTATTCCGCATGGGGCCTACCTAATAAGAGAGATAACAGGGCTGATTGCCAAGAACGAAAAGCTCCGTCAAATACAACAACTTTGTGCTTACTGCTATTTCCAGTAATTCGTGCGCTCATCCTCAGGATTTGCCTCCATCTTGCGAGTTTCCCGATATTTTCTCTTTCaatatacctttttttttttttttttttttttttttttttttttttttttgtgtgcGGACCACTGTTTGGATATCTGTGAACTCTGAACGGCTTTTCACTTTCACTAGTTATCTGTTGCGGATACTCCAGTCGATCAGTCAGTGTCGGTTGTCCGTCCCTTGTCTTGAAGTTGTCTTGTAACTTGTCTTGATTAGGATTCTTTTGTCTCGGCGCGGAGACCGCCTCTTTTGGTGTGACCGCTGTACATAGTTGAGCCTTTAACTGTCAACGCAGAGCCCCTTGATACACTAGAGTCCATCCACAGGGTCCAAACGACAGGACCGActtgaaagaaaagaaatatcTAGAATCTCATCTGTCTTTTGCGCTTCAACCCCCTGAAATCCGTCCCATGCCGTCTTCCTCCCACCATCCCATCTCTCTTTCTTGCGAATTTACTTGACTCAAATTCCAGTCTTCTACCAAACTTTGAAGTTCctcctaggtacctacgcaAGGGTAATTTGTCCACGACTCGGGGTCGCGGAGAACTGGAAAACCTCAAGGCCCGACAAGCACCCATAGCCCgggcctcctccaccttttTAGTTCCCAGCCCGCCCGGCCCTTCCCCGAACTTTTTTTTACCCGCTTTTCTATCCACTTTCCATGGAACTTTGCAGAAAGCTTAGTGGAGCCATACAAACCGACCGCGACTACATACACTAGCGCTACCTAGTGAAGTCGATATCCCATGAACACCACGCCATTACAAACGACAATTCTTTTGACATGTGAAAGTCGTTGAGAAAACTAGTGGTGTAGTGAAACGTATAAATGGTGCTGCCTGGAAATGGAAAACTCAACAAAAAGTTTGATGCCCGTTGAGGATTGGGGCTGTGTTGTTTGATCGGGATCGTTCCTTGTATCATTGCCGCCCTCCCGGTTCACCGGATGTGAGTGAAGCGCGTCGAGTCGAGAGTGATAACCAAAGGACACGTTCAATTTGTATCTGCGGCACATGTGATTGGACTCATGGTTTTAATATCGTATCGGGGTGTTCAGTCGATGCTCGACATTGACGTTGTCCTCGACCACCACGCTCTTCTTCGAGTAACCAACAATTTCAGCTGTGCTTAGTTGTGCCTGGCAAGGTAGCGGAAAAGTATTTCGACCTTCTGTGGGTTGGGGGCAGAATGGAGGGGGTTTAAGAAAAAGTTGAAGAACGACGACAGACAATGGAAGTGACAGGAGCCTTGAAATAAGCAAATGAACGAGGTTTTAAAGCACGTGCAACTTGCTTGACGCGTGCTGCGGTTCTTCCcgttcccgtcccgtccctccGTCAATCCGAACCTGTGGTGTACGCACGTCCAATGCAGGGGAGATTAGTTGAACCCTTTGACAAAAAAGGACTTCCGTGAGTGGACAGGGAGGAGTTAAAGAGCCGATACGGCGTGCTATCTTGCGCATGGTAATGGGCCAAGAGTAGACATCATATGCGTTGAATTCGTATCTTCGTTAATGTAGGCATGTACACATCTCTTTGTTCCCGCTCAACTGCGATGTCACTTGTACCAACTCCTCGCCCGTCCCGCTACTGAATAACTGGATGTAAGCCCTGCTATGATTTACACCCGCTTGAAGAAGTAGACATAAGcagtcttcttcatctcctcaacatccaccacctTGACCACCTTCTCATCGTTGAAAAGGACCCAGGAGGTCTCGTCCTCGCTAAGCTTCTTACGAATGAAAGCAACATAGTGTCTGGTTGTCATGGTCAGCGTGTGATTCGGTGACTGAATACGTGGATGGAAACTTACCCAGCGTGAATACTCGTTCCCTTGTGGCACACAATCGACTGCAACTGGAACTTGGCTGGCAACTCACTACTGCCCGCCTCCTTCTTTGGCCCCTCATTGCCAGCCGGTGCCTCCTCTTCAACAGCGTccgcaccatcatcatcaggaTGGCTGAATAGCCACTCGATGGCTCTTTCCACATCACCACCGGTCTCATTCAGTGCTTTTACAGCCCTCGGTCCAGACAATCCCATCGACTCAAGCATGGCCAACTTCTCCGGGTCAGCCGCGCCAGCGCCTCCTGAAGCCGCACCACCGCTGCTGGCACTGAGGTCCAAAGGCACATCAATATCGGGGTCATCCATGTGAGCAAACAGCCACTCCATGGCAGCGTTGGCATCCGAGTTGCCTGTGGCATGCAGCGCCTTCTCACCACGGACTCGTGGAAATCCCATGGCCTCGAGCATGGCAAGCGCCTCCGCGTTAGGCACAAATGCAGGAGCGCTGCTCTTGGCCGACTCATCCTCGGGCAGGGCTTCTTCGTCAGGCTGCTGACCCTTGGAAAGGTATTCGTCAAGGTTCAAGGGCTCGTCATCAACAATGACGGGAACATCAATCTTGACGGGGACCCAGTTGACAACAGCCATCTTTCGGGCATTGACAACGAGGACATCGGGGAAGGTCTTGAAGGCTTGACGCTTGGTAAACCCATCCTTGCTTCCGCAGCCCGCACAGGTCAGCTCAACGACCTCGGAGGCAGTCAGGCTGTCAAGACACTGCTTGAGCGTGACAGGCTTGTACTTCGGTTCttgaccctcctcctcgggtgGAAGCTTCTCCATGGGCACGTCAATGAAGACGCTGTCCTGCTCATTGCTACTGTAGCGGACCTTCTTGCAGTTGAGGCATTGCAGACGCTGCTCCATGACGAAGCGCATGGGCTGGGTGGGATCACCAAGCTCTACTGGATGCTTGGATCGAGTGATGAGCTTGATCAGATGCTGCAAGAGCTCAAAGGCGTCTTGCTGCCGCATGGTCGAGAACTCCTCGTGGCCACGACCCATGAGGTGCTTGAACATGGAAGGCTGGAGACCCTTCTGGTAAGGGACGTTGGGAGTGTGCTCAGAAGCAAAGACATCGGCGTCTGACTTGGAGTACCGGCCGGAAAGAAGACCATCACCAAGCTTGCGAAGCTGTGTTTCGAGGTCCTCGGCAGGATCTGATACGCTGGGGAGAGGACCAAGCTTGTCGCTATAGTACCGTTGTTGGAAAGAGGGCAAGTCGTAGAGACACTGTAGGATACTGGCAAGGTAGCAGCTGTTTCCGAGGTTCTTGAGGCCAGTCAGGCCAGGGCCAAAAACGGGTGTCAACTCTTTGCCGTCCTCAGTGGTCATGGAAAACTCCCATTTCAGGTTCTGCTCGATCTGCATTTCCGTCAAGCTCTTTTCCGTCTTTTCGCGCTCGGCAAGGATAATGCCCCAGTTGGCCAGGTGGGCGCCCAGGTTGTCATCGATGCGCTCTTCGTCGCAGTTGTAGCAGTATACGTCGGCCGTTCCCTCGGGGGTGATGGAACCAAGCTTGACAGCGACGCCGTGTTTGGTCTCGGTCGCGTGAGCCAAACCGTGAGAGTTTCCGCTGACACCACCGAATTGGGCGCGGCCACAACCAAGGTTTCCGCATTCCAAACACAGCCAAAGGTTTTCGTTCAAGTCGCACTTGGAGCAATGGCCCAGATCCTGAGACTCAATCTTGCGAGGCTCTCCTTGCTGCATTGTCAAGATGTGCTCACAGGTAGTGAGCTCTTGTTCCCAggccttgacctcctccttgcGTGAGAACGTGTTGGCCTTCATGACGGCCTCGATGACGGGGGCGATGGTGGCATCTTCCTTGTTCAAGTTGTCGATTCCGCAGTCCAAGCACTTGACTGTAAGTGTTGTATCGTAGCGATCGCTTTCGGTCTCGGCCGCGATGGCGAGCTTGGACATCTTGAGAGGCGGCTCATTGCGCTCGATGATCTTGCGGGTTCGGCGAATGTTGAGGACGAGCGGGTGGTTTCGCGAGGTGGCATGGAGCTTTGCGTGATTCCGGTCGCCAGCGCAGCCTCCGTTAAAGCACTTTAAGCAGACATCCAGACCAGCTGGGTCGTCCTATTTACAGCGAGGCGGTTAGTTGCTAGGCTGGACATGGTAGATGGGGctagaagaagagaggaaaggcCAGGATAGAGTACGGACAATGGAATCGAAGCATTGGGTACAATCCTCGCGGTAGACATTGTCGGTAGGCGACGGCTTCGCGAGGTCTGTTAGAATCGGTGTGTCAGAAATACGTTGTCCAGTCCTGAGTTAGAGGCGCACCACACATGATGGAAGCTGAGCTGAGCTCCAAAGAGCATGCAAACATGGAATAAGCAAGACTTACTTGCGGACCCGATGTGGGGGCACGACATGTTGGGCGGATTCGCGATGATGTATGAATGAAATCAACCAAGCTATGTTGTCTGTATTCTTGGTGTGTAGTTGTGTACAACTAGAAAGTCATCGAATTGTTGGATGAAGTCTACCGCCAAGTGAAGTTGTATtgcagaggaagagaagatggaagaagcgTGAAGGAAAATGGAAGCTTGCCGTAGCTGCAGGCAGTGAGCTGAGCTGAGGTATGATGTTGTGGGGTAACTTTAGCTGACGCGGCAGGCACTGGACAGCAACCACTCCCCAATCCCCATGTTCCAGGCAACCGCGCTTCATGGCATTCGCCCTGCCGCCTTCCATTTGTTCGAACCCCGCTGCCGTTTCATGGATTGTGACAGCGGACAGGGATGATGTGCTGCAGTCTGGGGACAATGGAGCAGGGATTGGCGCTTGCTTAGGTATCGGTGGTGGACGATCTGTTATGCATTTCTTAACATTGTGGCACGTTACACAGTGACAATGCAGATACGGTTTGTTAAGAAAGTGTCATTTTCCAGTTTGCAATCAAGAGGCAGAGTTTTGGACGGGAGGTACGTTTGACGGCGACAGAAATGCCCATTCGACGAGGTAAGAAAAGAGAACAAGGACCTGACTAAGTACCATTATAGTGTAGAAGCCCGTGCTTAGCATTTTCATCTGTCGTCGgctggaaaaaaaaagtccaaGGGAAGCGAGTGATCGTCCAGAATTCCAAGTCAACGACGACCGAATCGCGAGACGTAGGTACATTCGGTGTTCCGTAATCTGATCATCTTATCTCCGCGGCAAGTGGAGCTCAGAACTGTCTTGGCTCTCTTTTGTCCAACCGACCAAGCCGACGTCGGGGATGACGCCCCCCATGTCCGTAGCAGCGCGTCTTGTCACTGGCCTAACAGAAGCCTGGCTGTTTTGGTTGGTGATTGTGCTCCGCTTTTGTTAGGAGAGCTCTGACCAACCCCTCTTTTTCGTATCCCAGTCCCGAGTGCAGCAAGTCGCCCCCTTGGGTCATCATCGACTTTTTGGCGACCAAGTGCCGCAAGCCCGCAAATCCGCAGCCAAATCCGCAAATTCCAGCAACTTTTAATCCCCAAGTCCCGTCCGCCGCCAACCTCTTTATCTCGGCCTCTTTGACTTTTCGCCATCCACTCATCACCAGAACTCGTCTCTTGCATCACCGATACCTATCCTACagaaacaacaaaacaacCCAAGACAAAACGAaacgaaacaaaacaaaaacatcACAATCAACACATCCGCAACCATGTTTTCCAGATCCGTTCGCGCTGTTTCCGGCCGCGTTCTCGCCAACGCCGTCCGCCCTACCGTCATGCCGGCTGCGCGCCAGATTGCGCCCGCCGTTGCCGTCGTCGCCAAGAGGTCCTACCACGAGAAGGTCCTTGACCGTGAGTATTCCCATCGCGGCCACGCATTCGCGCCCTATTCCACCTTGGATATGGCATATCGGCAAACATGTACAGATGCTAACATGTCTCAATATCAGACTACTCGCGCCCTCGCAACGTCGGTACCCTcgacaagaaggac
It encodes:
- a CDS encoding ubiquitin carboxyl-terminal hydrolase 14 is translated as MSCPHIGSANLAKPSPTDNVYREDCTQCFDSIDDPAGLDVCLKCFNGGCAGDRNHAKLHATSRNHPLVLNIRRTRKIIERNEPPLKMSKLAIAAETESDRYDTTLTVKCLDCGIDNLNKEDATIAPVIEAVMKANTFSRKEEVKAWEQELTTCEHILTMQQGEPRKIESQDLGHCSKCDLNENLWLCLECGNLGCGRAQFGGVSGNSHGLAHATETKHGVAVKLGSITPEGTADVYCYNCDEERIDDNLGAHLANWGIILAEREKTEKSLTEMQIEQNLKWEFSMTTEDGKELTPVFGPGLTGLKNLGNSCYLASILQCLYDLPSFQQRYYSDKLGPLPSVSDPAEDLETQLRKLGDGLLSGRYSKSDADVFASEHTPNVPYQKGLQPSMFKHLMGRGHEEFSTMRQQDAFELLQHLIKLITRSKHPVELGDPTQPMRFVMEQRLQCLNCKKVRYSSNEQDSVFIDVPMEKLPPEEEGQEPKYKPVTLKQCLDSLTASEVVELTCAGCGSKDGFTKRQAFKTFPDVLVVNARKMAVVNWVPVKIDVPVIVDDEPLNLDEYLSKGQQPDEEALPEDESAKSSAPAFVPNAEALAMLEAMGFPRVRGEKALHATGNSDANAAMEWLFAHMDDPDIDVPLDLSASSGGAASGGAGAADPEKLAMLESMGLSGPRAVKALNETGGDVERAIEWLFSHPDDDGADAVEEEAPAGNEGPKKEAGSSELPAKFQLQSIVCHKGTSIHAGHYVAFIRKKLSEDETSWVLFNDEKVVKVVDVEEMKKTAYVYFFKRV